The DNA sequence ATTTCGGCCAGTTGGTTTGGATCGAGGCCAGTCGTTGGTTCATCAAGAATCAGTACGGGCGGATTGTGCAGCAGCGCCTGCGCCAGCCCCACCCGTTGCCGGTAGCCTTTGGAGAGCTGACCAATGCGTTTGTGCTGTTCGCGGCCCAGCCCCACCAGGTCAATCATATCCTCGATACGCTGCGTTAACGAGCGGCTTTTCAGCCCGTGCAGGGAGCCCGCAAAGCGCAGGTACTCTTTCACATACAAGTCCAGGTAGAGTGGATTATGCTCGGGGAGATAGCCAACACTCCGGCGTACCTCCATCGGGTGCGTCCGTATATCGAACCCGTTCACTTCCACCGTACCTTCGGTAGGAGGGAGGTAGCCGGTCGTGATTTTCATAGTCGTCGACTTACCCGCCCCATTGGGTCCCAGAAAGCCAACGATCTCGCCCGGCTGTACGGTCAGTGAAATACGATCGACTGCTTTCTGAAGGCTGCCGTCAGCGCGTCGGCTGCCAGACTGCCCGTATTCTTTGGTCAGGTCCTGAACCCGGATAGACATAGTGTGATGGATAAGGCTAGGGTGTCAATACAAAAGTAACGTACAAAAAACCGGAAAGTATCCCTATTTTTAGGGGTTTAACGCTCATCAAGCCGTAATTTATACAAACCAACCTTGGGGTGTCTCCTGCACAGATACCCGTCTACTTCATCCGTTACTCCCTGTTCCCCATCATGTCCTTATTCCGAAAAAAGACCGTAACGCAAATTTTGAGTGATGCCGCTGAAGGTGAATCCAGCAAGCTTGTCAAGACATTAGGCGTTCGCGATCTTACTTCATTTGGCATCGCAGCCATCATTGGAGCCGGTATATTCAGTACCATCGGACTGGCCAGCTACAACGGTGGCCCGGCCGTATCGCTGTTGTTTGTTTTCACCGCCATCGCCTGTGTGTTCACCGCGCTCAGCTACGCTCAGTTTGCCAGTACGGTGCCGGTGAGTGGCAGCGCTTATACGTATGCCTATGTCGCCTTCGGTGAAATTTTTGCCTGGGTCATCGGTTGGGCGCTCATTCTGGAATATGCCGTTAGTAACATGGTCGTCGCCATTTCCTGGTCGGAGTACTTCACGTCGATGCTAAGCGGGTTCGGAATAACCTTCCCCAAGTATTTCGCTACGGACTACGGCTCGGCGTCGCGTGCGTTCGCACTGGTTGAGCAGACCCGGCAGGCGGGTACTTCGCTCGATACATTACCCGAGAATACGCGGGTGCTGGCCGATGCATATGCCAACGCGCCTGTGGTTGGTGATCTTCATCTTATTGCCAATCTGCCCGCCGGGGCCATTACGGTGCTTATTACGGCCCTGGTGTACATTGGTATCAAGGAGTCCCGCACGGCCAGCAATATTCTCGTTGTGCTGAAACTGGCCGTCATTGCGCTGGTCATTGGCGTGGGTGCGTTCTACGTGAAGCCAGCCAACTGGTCGCCGTTTGCGCCCAACGGTGTATCGGGGGTCCTGAGTGGGGTGGCGTCGGTTTTCTTCGCGTTTATCGGGTTTGACTCCATCTCGACTACGGCCGAAGAGTGCAAGAACCCGCAGCGTGACCTGCCCCGTGCCATGCTCTACTGCCTGGCTATCTGTACCATATTGTACGTGTTGATCACGCTCGTTCTGACGGGTATGGTCAACTACAAAGAGCTGGGCGTGAGCGATCCGCTGGCCTACGTATTTCAGAAAGTTAACCTGGACTTTGTGGCCGGCGTAATTTCGGTCAGTGCTGTCGTAGCCATAACGAGTGCGCTACTGGTGTACCAGCTCGGTCAGCCCCGTATCTGGATGACCATGAGCCGCGATGGGCTGTTGTGGAAGCGGTTTTCGACGATTCACCCCAAATATAAAACGCCTTCGTTCGCGACGATCATCACCGGTTTTCTGGTAGCCGTACCATCGCTGTTCATGGACCTGAAATTTTTCGTCGACCTCACCAGCGTTGGTACGTTCTTCGCCTTCATTCTCGTATGCGCCGGTATTCTGTTTCTCGACGCGAAAGGCCTGACAGCGCAGTCGAAGTTCAAGGTGCCTTACATCAACGGCAAATACATCATCGGGCTGGTGTTACTGGCTGTGATGGCCTACGCGCTGACGACGGGTCATTTGCTGCAGACACTGGAGAGTAAGCCTTTGCTGGCCGTTTTCTGGGGTGTCTGGGTGGTGCTGGCGGTGCAGGGTTTCCGGTATAACTTCTCGCTGCTGCCCGTGATTGGGGTTCTGACAAACCTATACCTGATGACCGAACTGGGTGCCAGTAACTGGCAGATCTTCGGGATCTGGCTGATCATTGGCCTGGCGATCTATTTCTCCTATGGTTTTCGGAAGAGCAAACTAGCTGGTCAATAGAACGTTGTGAACGTGAACGGATGATAAGAAGGAAATCGACGAAACGATGAACGTTACAATCGAAGTAGAGGATCAGCATAAGCTGGAAACGCTCATGGATTGGCTTCGGGAAAATAAGTTTCTCGACGAAGTGACGATAAAGTCAACAAAACCTGGTTCTGTTGATGGTGGGCAGGAGGCAGGCTGGCTGAAACTCACTGAGGAATCACTTCGAGACGATTGGGAAGCACCGGAAAACGACATGTGGGACGAATTCTAGGCAAAGCAAAAACCCTGAGTATACGCAGGGCGAAATTGTATGGGCTGATTACCCTTTGTCTGATAAGCCCGCCAAGTCAAAAATTCGTCCTGTCCTTATAATACGACTCACTCACTTCCCGAAAAACATGATGTGCTGCTGGGGCAAGCGCTTATCATTCTTCAGCAGCTTCAGACCAACGGCTTTCATCTCTTTCGTTGCCTGTGCAACGCTTAATTTGTGCAGTTCCTTGATGGGAACGTTCGGGTCTTCGGCGCGGTATTCAACCAGTGCTACCCGCCCGCCGGGTTTCAGCGACGAGGCAATCCGGCTCATCATCTCACGCGGATACGAGAATTCGTGATAGGCATCGATCAGAATAGCCAGGTCAACGCTGCCAGCGGGCAGTTTAGGGTCTGATTCGGTGCCCAGCACCGGCTGTACATTACTGACCTTTCGTTTTGCCTTCCCTTCGTTGAGGTAGTCGATCATCTCGGGCTGAATGTCCACGGCCAGGATCTTGCCCCTGGGCACTTCGGGAGCCATCAGGAACGTAAAAAAACCCGTTCCGGCACCAATGTCGGCTACAACGTCGGTTGGTTTGAGGTCCAGGGCTTTCAGCAGCAGATCAGTACGCTCTTCCTGCTCGCGTTCCGGGCGCTCCAGCCACGACGCGCCCAGGTGGCCCATGACATGGGCAATCTCACGCCCGGCGTAGAACTTACCGATACCATCCCGGCTGGCATCCCCAAAGCGGTACACCCCGGCCGAATCGGTGGGGGCGGCTGTCGTGACAGCCTGTTGCGATGAACCCTGACCACAAGCCATCAGGAACGTAAAGGCAATAATCCAGAGACGGTGCATAGACGTAGTGGTGTTTTTAAGGCGTAAACCATCTGTTCGCCAAAACAGTTGTTCAAATCAAATCAACTCTTTCCTATATCGCATGAACCTCATACTACACTTGCTCCTTGATGCCGCCGTAATTTTTGGTCTGGCTTACCTCATGCCCCAGATCCACGTCAAAAGCTTTGGCACTGCCCTGCTTATCGCGGTACTGCTCGGCCTCCTTAATTTCTTCGTTGGCTGGATTATTCGCTTTCCCCTTAACCTGGTCACGTTCTTTCTGTTATCGGGTATTGTTCGTATTGTCGTGACGGCCCTGTTGCTGAAGTTGATTGACAAGTTCATGGATAGCTTCACCATTGAAGGGTTCTGGCCGGCACTGCTCATTGCCCTGGCGGTAGCTGTTGCCGGTACACTCATCGACCGGTCAGCGCCAACGCAGCAAATGGTTGACTCGGGCTACGTAGCCAGTCTGGTTTCTAGTTTGCGTTTCGCTTAATACTCTATTTTCTATACACAGCGAGAGCCGCGTCAGAAGTGACGCGGCTCTCGCTGTGTATAGAAAATAGGCAGGACGGTAGTAGCGTCGAGCAGTTAGTTGTTCCGGCGACCGCCCAGCAGGATGCTGGCATAGTACATAAGGGTAGCCAGCGAACCCAGCGCGGCAACCACGTAGGTCATAGCAGCCCACCACAGCGCATCTTTAGCGTAGCCATACTCGCGCTGATTCACGACGCCGTTCGTCTGAATCCAGGCTAGGGCCCGCTTGCTCGCGTCGAACTCAACGGGCAGGGTCACAAAGCTGAAAAGTGTCGTCAGCGCGAACAGCCCCACGCCAATCGCCAGGGGGATAGGCGTGGTCTGCAACAACAGGATGCCACCCAGCAGAATCCACTGCATATACTGCGACGACACCGTCAACACCGGTACCATCGCTGAGCGAAATTTCAACGGGCCGTAGGCTACCTGATGCTGAACGGCGTGGCCGCATTCGTGGGCGGCCACAGCCGCCGACGCTACACTTCGACCGTAGTAGACATCAGCACTGAGGTTAACCGTTTTATCCTGGGGATTGTAGTGGTCCGTGAGCATACCTTCAACAGAAAGGACACGCACGTCGTATATCCCGTTCTCGCGCAGCATGCGCTGGGCCACTTCTGCCCCGCTCAGGCCATTGCTCAGACCAAT is a window from the Spirosoma rigui genome containing:
- the gldA gene encoding gliding motility-associated ABC transporter ATP-binding subunit GldA, with translation MSIRVQDLTKEYGQSGSRRADGSLQKAVDRISLTVQPGEIVGFLGPNGAGKSTTMKITTGYLPPTEGTVEVNGFDIRTHPMEVRRSVGYLPEHNPLYLDLYVKEYLRFAGSLHGLKSRSLTQRIEDMIDLVGLGREQHKRIGQLSKGYRQRVGLAQALLHNPPVLILDEPTTGLDPNQLAEIRQVIRDAGRDKTVLFSTHIMQEVEAICDRVVIINRGKIVADGPLSQLRTASAGAGVVVVAEFETDLSSPALLAAVSGVEQVEPLGRGQYRITAGPETDLRGAIFRLAADHNLTLVGLRQQESSLESIFKELTR
- a CDS encoding amino acid permease, with translation MSLFRKKTVTQILSDAAEGESSKLVKTLGVRDLTSFGIAAIIGAGIFSTIGLASYNGGPAVSLLFVFTAIACVFTALSYAQFASTVPVSGSAYTYAYVAFGEIFAWVIGWALILEYAVSNMVVAISWSEYFTSMLSGFGITFPKYFATDYGSASRAFALVEQTRQAGTSLDTLPENTRVLADAYANAPVVGDLHLIANLPAGAITVLITALVYIGIKESRTASNILVVLKLAVIALVIGVGAFYVKPANWSPFAPNGVSGVLSGVASVFFAFIGFDSISTTAEECKNPQRDLPRAMLYCLAICTILYVLITLVLTGMVNYKELGVSDPLAYVFQKVNLDFVAGVISVSAVVAITSALLVYQLGQPRIWMTMSRDGLLWKRFSTIHPKYKTPSFATIITGFLVAVPSLFMDLKFFVDLTSVGTFFAFILVCAGILFLDAKGLTAQSKFKVPYINGKYIIGLVLLAVMAYALTTGHLLQTLESKPLLAVFWGVWVVLAVQGFRYNFSLLPVIGVLTNLYLMTELGASNWQIFGIWLIIGLAIYFSYGFRKSKLAGQ
- a CDS encoding class I SAM-dependent methyltransferase, with translation MHRLWIIAFTFLMACGQGSSQQAVTTAAPTDSAGVYRFGDASRDGIGKFYAGREIAHVMGHLGASWLERPEREQEERTDLLLKALDLKPTDVVADIGAGTGFFTFLMAPEVPRGKILAVDIQPEMIDYLNEGKAKRKVSNVQPVLGTESDPKLPAGSVDLAILIDAYHEFSYPREMMSRIASSLKPGGRVALVEYRAEDPNVPIKELHKLSVAQATKEMKAVGLKLLKNDKRLPQQHIMFFGK
- a CDS encoding phage holin family protein: MNLILHLLLDAAVIFGLAYLMPQIHVKSFGTALLIAVLLGLLNFFVGWIIRFPLNLVTFFLLSGIVRIVVTALLLKLIDKFMDSFTIEGFWPALLIALAVAVAGTLIDRSAPTQQMVDSGYVASLVSSLRFA
- a CDS encoding zinc metallopeptidase, with translation MIVIFGLSAFVSWRLRSKFNEYSQIGLSNGLSGAEVAQRMLRENGIYDVRVLSVEGMLTDHYNPQDKTVNLSADVYYGRSVASAAVAAHECGHAVQHQVAYGPLKFRSAMVPVLTVSSQYMQWILLGGILLLQTTPIPLAIGVGLFALTTLFSFVTLPVEFDASKRALAWIQTNGVVNQREYGYAKDALWWAAMTYVVAALGSLATLMYYASILLGGRRNN